The genomic segment AAGAGATACGCAGGAGTTATAGAATACTCGACGAAGACAAGCTGATCCTGGTAACAGCAGGTGGTGGTGGTGACGGTTCGGAGATGCTGGAACACTATGTGGCCATGCATGAATATTTTCCCACCTCACTGCCCTTTAAGACCATTATGATTACCGGTCCTTTCATGCCCCGTGAGGCCCGGGAGAGTCTGCGAAAGCGGGCAAAACTGTATGGAATAAAAACCATCCCCTTTCATTCACGGGTGGAGGATATGGTAAAAGCAGCAGATCTGGTCATCTCCATGGGTGGTTATAATACCATCTGTGAGATACTCACCCAGCAGACGCCTGCCCTGATTATTCCGCGTGAGACACCGCGTAAGGAGCAGTTGATTCGGGCCCAGCATCTGCAACGACGTGGCCTGCTCGATTTTATCCCCTGGTCAGAGGTGAATCCGCAGCTATTGAGAGAGAAAATAATCTCTCTCTTGGCCGATAGTGCCGGGTATAAGGAGACTATCTCATCCTTTGCCCTCACCGGTCTTGATACCATGCGTAATCGTCTTCAGGAGTTGAAACAGTTAAGGAGCAAGATATGAGCAATACACCAGTTCTCGGTTATGTTCTCAAGGGCTATCCTCGCCTGTCCGAGACATTCATTTCCAATGAAATCCTTCTTCTCGAAGAGATGGGAACGAAGATGCATCTCTTTTCCATGCGCCACCCACGGGAAAAGATCTGCCATCCATCGGTGCAGCAAATAGTGGCCGGGGTTACCTACCTGCCCACGGAACTGCTGGATGATTTTCCCCGTCTGCTTGCGGCCAATATGTCTCTTGCCGGGCGTGAGCCTGCCAGGTACAGGAAGGCCCTCCTCTATGCGGCAGGGCTTTTTAAAGAGAAGGGGAAGGTTGCCACCATTAAGCACTTCCTGCAGGCTGGGTTTTTGGTCAATACCATGGAGGAAAAGGGCTTGAATGTGCAGCAACTTCACGGTCATTTTGCCCATTCGCCTACCTCGGTTACCCTCTTTGCCTCCATGCTGGCAGACATTCCATTTAGCTTTACCGCCCATGCCAAGGATATCTATACCTCCAGTGTCGCCACTCTTCGGGAGAAGATGGAACGAGCCTCCTTTGTGGCCACCTGTACAAAGTATAATGATGTCTATCTTGCCGATCTGCGCAGAGAGATAGATTGTCCCATCCATACCATCTATCACGGTATCAATATCTCCCTCTTTCATAATGATAACTCTGGGCATCCACCTCAGCCACCCTATAGGATTCTTACCGTGGCCAGGCTTACAGAGAAAAAGGGTCTGCCAACTCTGTTCCAAGCCCTGAAGATACTGAAGGAGAGGGGGATTGAATTTCAGCATCAGCTCATTGGCGACGGCGATGACCGGCAGACTGTTCTGGCATATATTAAGGAGCTGGGACTTGAGGAGCAGTGCCATTGGTTGGGAGCCTGCACCCATACGGAGGTCTTGGAGGAATTTTCTCGCAGCCATCTCTTTGCCCTCAGCTGTAAGATCGCCGAAAATGGCGACCGGGATGGAGTACCCAATGTTCTGGTGGAAAGCCTTGCCATGGGCGTTCCCGCCATCTCAACCACGGTTTCCGCGATCCCGGAACTGCTTCACCATGAGGAGACAGGCTATCTGGTTGAACCGGATCAGCCAGAGGAGTTGGCCGACGGTATAGAGAGGATGCTCACCGACCTGCCTCTGCGTAAAAATATAATCGAGCAGGGTCGTCTCTTTGTTGAACAGTACTTCGATAATAGGGTGCAGACCAAAAAACTGCAGGAGGTCTTTCTCCAGGATAATCCCGCCCTGCAGAGGGGATAGCTCTCCTATGCAAAGTGCAGATTTTTTTCTCCTTCGCCATGGAGAGACGGAGTGGAATCGGGAGAAGAGGATCCAGGGTTGCCAGGATTCACCGCTTACCGCTACCGGTAGCCAGACGTCAGCCCTTTGGGGGCCCTTGCTGCAGCGCTATTCATTCGATCATCTCTTTTCTAGCCCTCAGGGTAGGGCCCAGGCAACGGCTGCGATTATTAATCGCTCTCTTGGTCTTGAAACTATTGTTCATAGGGCTCTACGAGAACAGGATTGGGGCCTCTGGGAGGGCCTCACCCGTGCCGAGGTGGAGGTACATTTTCCCGGCGAGCTGCAAAGGCAGATGGATCGAGGCTGGGATTTTCAGGCGCCAGCGGGCGAATCCCGGCGTCAGGTACAGCTCAGGGCAGAACAGGCCATTCGCCATATCTCTCACCAACACCCCGGTGGCACCTTTCTCCTTATCTGTCATCAGGGCCTTATTAAATCTTTACTCTATGCCATCCTCGGTCGGGATTTTCTGCCCACGGAAGAACAGGTGCTTGAAAAAAATTCCCTGCAAAAAATATCCCTTCGGCCCGGTGGATCTCTGCAGATAGAGGCCCTCAATATCAGGCCTCCATCCCTCCCTTAAGGTAAGAATAATATGAAAATTGCATTTTACTGTCAGCATATACTGGGCATAGGCCACTTTCAGCGCAGTCTTCTTCTCTGTCGCGCCCTCCTCGCCCGAGGACATCGTCTGACCCTGATACTCGGCGGTCCTGAGATAGAGGTGACTGATTCTCGTATTGAGGTGCTACAACTGCCCGGACTGCGGATGGATGCAGAGTTTGGCGGTTTGCTTCCTTGTGATGAGGGAGCAGGCCTTGCCGATATCAAGGAGCAGCGACAAAAAATGCTCTATCAATTTTTCCAAGAGGAAGAGCCGGATATCTTTATTACCGAACTCTATCCCATGGGCAGAAAGGCCTTTCGCTTTGAACTCGACCCTGTCCTGCAGGGGATCGACCAGGGCAGCCTTGCTCCCTGTTTCTGTTGTTCCAGTGTGCGGGATATTCTGGTGGAAAAGAGTTCGGGCAGGGAAAAATTTGAGGAGCGAGCCGTTAAGACATTGAACAGGTACTTTGATGGTCTTCTCATTCATGCCGATGCAAATATTATCTCTTTAGACGAGACCTTTGCCCGTACTGCGGAGGTTGTAATACCTAAATACTATACGGGGTTTATTGCCCCGGAGATGGCGGCAAGAGGGGGAGGGGTAGCTCAAAAAGAGGATGACCTCCCCTTGGTTATTGCCTCCATCGGTGGTGGCAGTGTTGGCGGTGAACTCCTTGAGGCAGTGGCCAGTGCCAGTCAGGAGGGTACGTTTCGTCTGAAGATATTTTGTGGACGCTATAGCTCGGCTGAGCTGAAATTACGTCTGGAGCAGTACCGATCGCCACTCATTGAAATTGTGACTTTCAGTCATGATTTCCAGAGGGAGATGGAGGCGGCGGATCTTTCTATCTCCATGGCAGGCTATAACACCTGTATGAACATTCTTCGGGCCGGAACGCCTGCTCTTCTCTATCCCTTCCAGCAGAACAGGGAACAGGGGTTACGGGTGAAAAAGCTTGGCATCTACCGGGAAATACAGATCCTGTCCGAGGCTGATCTGCCGGCGACGAGGCTCAGGGAACGGATTGAAGAGATGCTGGGCTATGAAAAATTTATGAGTAAGGTCGAGCTGGATGGAGCGATGAACAGTGCCCTGCAGGTAGAGGCATGGTTTGAAAAATTTACAGCAGAGGATCATAATGCCTAAGGTTTCAAATATTTATCGAAAAAAATGGGATCTTGATCAGCTGGAGGAGAGATTTCGCCGAGCAGTTAACCGAGGCTGCAAACGATCCGGGCAGGTCTTTGTTTTTTTCCGTGCCGATGATATTGCTATCCCCTCCGTCGGATTTACCCGTTTGGCAGAGATTTTTAACAGGCACCAGGCACCACTCTGTCTTGCCCTTGTCCCCTCTTGGCTTAATCAGAGCCGCTTTGCTCAACTGCTTGAGATCACCGGGGAGAGTGAGAGGTGGTGTTGGCATCAGCATGGCAGACGGCATCGTAATTTTGAACCTACGGGGAAAAAACAGGAGTTTGGTCCCGAGCGTGGAGTGGCGGTTG from the Desulfotalea psychrophila LSv54 genome contains:
- a CDS encoding glycosyltransferase translates to MSNTPVLGYVLKGYPRLSETFISNEILLLEEMGTKMHLFSMRHPREKICHPSVQQIVAGVTYLPTELLDDFPRLLAANMSLAGREPARYRKALLYAAGLFKEKGKVATIKHFLQAGFLVNTMEEKGLNVQQLHGHFAHSPTSVTLFASMLADIPFSFTAHAKDIYTSSVATLREKMERASFVATCTKYNDVYLADLRREIDCPIHTIYHGINISLFHNDNSGHPPQPPYRILTVARLTEKKGLPTLFQALKILKERGIEFQHQLIGDGDDRQTVLAYIKELGLEEQCHWLGACTHTEVLEEFSRSHLFALSCKIAENGDRDGVPNVLVESLAMGVPAISTTVSAIPELLHHEETGYLVEPDQPEELADGIERMLTDLPLRKNIIEQGRLFVEQYFDNRVQTKKLQEVFLQDNPALQRG
- a CDS encoding histidine phosphatase family protein, whose amino-acid sequence is MQSADFFLLRHGETEWNREKRIQGCQDSPLTATGSQTSALWGPLLQRYSFDHLFSSPQGRAQATAAIINRSLGLETIVHRALREQDWGLWEGLTRAEVEVHFPGELQRQMDRGWDFQAPAGESRRQVQLRAEQAIRHISHQHPGGTFLLICHQGLIKSLLYAILGRDFLPTEEQVLEKNSLQKISLRPGGSLQIEALNIRPPSLP
- a CDS encoding glycosyltransferase family protein yields the protein MKIAFYCQHILGIGHFQRSLLLCRALLARGHRLTLILGGPEIEVTDSRIEVLQLPGLRMDAEFGGLLPCDEGAGLADIKEQRQKMLYQFFQEEEPDIFITELYPMGRKAFRFELDPVLQGIDQGSLAPCFCCSSVRDILVEKSSGREKFEERAVKTLNRYFDGLLIHADANIISLDETFARTAEVVIPKYYTGFIAPEMAARGGGVAQKEDDLPLVIASIGGGSVGGELLEAVASASQEGTFRLKIFCGRYSSAELKLRLEQYRSPLIEIVTFSHDFQREMEAADLSISMAGYNTCMNILRAGTPALLYPFQQNREQGLRVKKLGIYREIQILSEADLPATRLRERIEEMLGYEKFMSKVELDGAMNSALQVEAWFEKFTAEDHNA